Part of the Acidimicrobiales bacterium genome, GGTCGACGTGCCCGAGGAGAAGTTGATCCCGGCCGAAGTGCACGCGCCGGCGAGCAGCGCTGCTGTCGCTGCCATTAGGGCCGTCACTGAGAAGTGGCGTTTGGTTCGAGACTTTCCCGTCATGTCAACGAAGGTGCCAGACAGCTGGGACCGTGAGCTGTGTGACGCCTCAGATACCGAGTGTCAGCAGAATGACCGCATCCTTTAAGCGGGCGAAACGACGTGCAACCCGATCTCCGAAGCGGCGGACCCAAGTCTCGAGTCGTAGACGACGAACGCGGTCAGACTGTCACCGACGGCTGTTGCGCTCGCAAGATGGATGGCGTCGAGGCTGCGTAGTTCGAGCGGACCGACCACCGAAGCACTTTCGACGAGGTCGCTGGTCAGGGGAATGAGGTCGAGTCCTGCGAGCAGCTCTCTCGCTGCGTAGACGGCCGTGTCGTCATAACGCCGGCACGTGCGGATGAGTTCGATGGTCGTGAGCTCTGCGCTCAGCTTCGGAATATCGTTTCGCTCGGTCAGCCATGCGGCCAGCGCGTCGCTCTCGGCCTCTTCGAACACCAATTTCACGAGTGCGGAAGTGTCGAGATAGATCAAGTGATGCGTTCGTCGCGGGATTCGGCGAGGGATGCGGATGGGCTCGTGTCGCCGACCGGCGTCCGACGCAGAGGTAACCGGAAGGGAGACCGCGCTGGCATCAGACGGCCGGTTACTACAAGCCGGTCGCGGGCGGAATCGGCAGGGCTAGGTGGCACGAGAAGTGCGACGAGATGGCCCCGTT contains:
- a CDS encoding type II toxin-antitoxin system VapC family toxin, with the protein product MIYLDTSALVKLVFEEAESDALAAWLTERNDIPKLSAELTTIELIRTCRRYDDTAVYAARELLAGLDLIPLTSDLVESASVVGPLELRSLDAIHLASATAVGDSLTAFVVYDSRLGSAASEIGLHVVSPA